AGCGGCTTCGGGGGAGGTCCCGCAATGTTGCGCCCGCTGAGGTCGTACTGCCCGTCGTGGCAGTTGCACCAGATCAGGCGCTTGTCCTTCCGGTACTCGACGATGCACTCGAGATGGGTGCAGGTCGCGGTGAAGGCCCGGAAATCGTTCTCGCCCGCCTTGATCAGGATCACCGGCTCGGCGCCGAACCGTACGATCTTGAACCCCTTCTCCGCCAGTTCCGGATCGGTGACCGGTCCGGCGTCGACCTCGTTGGTGGTCGCCTCCGGCATCTTCGGCGGACTGATGAACCTCAAGACGGGATACAGGATCGACAGAACCAGTGCGCCGACCGACGTGCCGAGAAACCAGTTGACGAAGCGCCGGCGCGTGGTGGACAAGGATGCGCTCATTCCGCGGGCCTCCCTTCGTCGCTCACCACGTCTTCGAGGATTCCGGCGCCCATCCGGGCGCCGCACGAACATCCCGGCCATCGCGGGCGGGCGGACGCTACCGAAGGAAACGCTTGCCTGTCAAGCGTCCGCTGGGGCCGGGCCCGACTCAGCCGGCGGCGGAGTGTAAAGCCTGTGGCGTCAGCTTGGTTTGATATGAGTCAAGCTTGCGCCTGCGCCCGCTCAGCGGCGAGCGCAGCGCCCTCGACGCCGGCCCGGAGCGGTGCTCGGCGGATCGCGCTCCGGAACGGCCGCGGCCGCGGCGCGCCACCAGCCCCGCCGTCAGGACGCCGTCCCCCTCGTTCCCGTCGAACCGCTCGCTGCCGCACGAGCCGTTGGGAATGCCTGCCGGCACCGGGACGAGCGTCCGGGCGCGTCTTTTGGCCCCGCGGGACGACCCGCCCGGCGGGCGCGCGGGGCACCCGGGAAAAGGCCTTCGGGGCCCTGCCCTTTGAAGATCCGCGCGCACCGGCGCGCGGCGCGGGGGTCCGGGCACACCGGAAGCTTCGCCGCGGGGCGCTCCGGCGCCACCGGCCGGACGGATGTCGCGGCGCTTCCGCGGTCAGGCGGGATGCCGCCCCCGAGCTCCGCTCCGGCCGGGCCGCAGGGAAGCGATCAGGGCGTCGAACGCCTTCCGCTGCGCTTTCACCGTCTCCGCCGGGCCGGTGAGCTTGAAGAACCAGTTCGCGTCGGGGCCCTTGGCGATGGCGCCGAGGAGCATGTACCCGGGCTTCGGCGGGCCGCCGCCCATCATGCCGACGTAGGTCCCCTCGATCTCCACCACGAGGACCTCGACGCCGCCGACGCGGCGGGTTTCGGTCTTGAGCGCCTCTTCCGGCGTCTTCCCTCCCGCCGGACGGAATTGGCCGGCCCACCGCAGCGCGTTCGCGCGGGGCTCGCCGCCCAGACCCGGACCGAAGTAGAAGACGACGCACTGGGCCTCGCCTCCCGGGCCCGGGATCCGGTACTGCGCCCGGCGCATCGGGTTGGCCGGCTTCTCCGCGACCCACCCGGCCGGAACGTCCCAGGTCAGCGCCTTGTCCCCCTGTCCCGCTCCCGGCGGCGGAGGCTCGATGGCAAACGGCCGGGCGCCGCCCACCGGCGGATGGCCGGGGGGAAGCGGCTTGTCGCCCGCGAGCGCCGCGGCCTCGAGGCCGCCGGCGAGCAGCAAGGCCGCCAGCGCCCCGGCGAGGCCGATCTTCGTCCTCATCGTCATCGTCCGTCCCCATTTCAGGCCGCTCGCGGCCCAATATGGCGGCGGCGGCGCTGTCCCGCGCCGCCGCCCGGAATCGCCGGCTCCGGCCGGTCAGTGCTGGTACTTGAGCGGATAGTGTTCGTGGGTGCCCTTGTCCTTCCGCTCCTCGAAATTGAACGCGTACTTGCCGCCGTGGAAGGGGCTCTCTTCGTTGTGACAGGCGAGGCACTGCTTCTCCGACACCTTGTCCACCATACCGGCGGCCACCGCGTCGGCGTGCTTGAAGTTCTTGTTCTTGAGGCTCATCACGTCGGGCTTCGTGTAGTCCTTGCCCGCGCCGTGACACATTTCACAGCCGACGCCGGCACGGTCGGGCGTGGAGGCGATGTCCTTGAAGCCGCCGGGCTTTCCGTATCCCGTCGTGTGGCACTTCAGGCAGTTCGGATCGGTCGTGTAGTCCTTCTGAGGATCGAGCCCCGCCGCCTTCTTCGCCTCCGCCCGCTCGCCGGGCTTGAGGATGTCGAACGCCTTGGCCATGCGCGTCTGGGACCAGCTCTTCCACTGCTTGATGTGGCACTTCTTGCACGTCTTGGTCCCGACGAACTCGTGCTCCGCGGCGAGCGCCATACCGCCCGCGAGGAACGCGAGTGCCGCGACCGCCGCGAAACCCTTGCGAATTCCGGTCATTGCGTGCCTCCTGTCCCCCGCCGATCCGCGCGAAGGCGATCGGGCGGGGTGAAGCCTGTGTGGCCCACCTGATTGTCCTAGACCAGGCGGATCCGCGCAATGGAACATGGAACGTCATGCCTGTAAGCCGCTGCGGCGGTCACGAGCCGCCCGCGGCCGTTTCCGCGCCTCCGCGGTGGTACTCGCGCTGCTCGTGGCAAGCGACCGCGCAGCGGCCGCCGTCGGCAAGCGGCTCGTAGTCGATCGGAAGATCCCATTGGCCGAACGGGGCGCGGCTGCGGATCAGGTGGGCTGCCCCACCGTGCGGCGAGTGGCACAGAGCGCACGAGCGGCTCTTCTCGCGCGCCACGTGCACGCGGTGAAGGTTCTTCTGCTCGTTCCGGAATCCGGTGTCCGCACCCTCTTCCAGCATCGTCTCGTCGTGGCAGGCGAAGCAGAGCGCGTAGCTTCCCTCCGCCCCGCGGGCGTAGGGGCCGTCCGGAAACGCGTCCGTCACGAGCCGGCCGTAGTCCGAGGCGTGCGGCGGATGGCAGGTGTCGCACCCCGCATCGACGGCGCCGTGCGGCAGCTCCGCCGTTTCGATCTCCTCCTTCACGTTCCTCACCGGGCGGCGCCCCTCCCACGTCTGCACGCGCCCGTGGCACCGCCAGCACAACTCCGGCGAATCGGCCCGCAACAGCTTCCCGCGGTCCGACCGGTGCGGATCGTGGCACCCGGTGCAGCGGCCCGCCGCCACCGGGCCGTGCACGTGTCCCGTCATCCCCCCCGCCGGATCGTCGTGACAGCCGAGGCAGGTCTCGCCGATCGGGTCGGGCGTGTCGAAGGCGTGCCCGGTCGCCCGCGGCGTGTGGCACAGGTCGCACGCCTCGTCCTCGACCGGCATGTGCACGACCGCCCCTTCCGCCAGGTTCGCATGGCAGCCGGAGGTCAGGCAGTTGCCCTCCCCGGCGTCCGGGGGCGGGGCCGCCTGCTGGGCGGCGGCCGGCCAGGCGGCGGCCAGCAGGAACGCGGCGACGCAGCGCCTAGTAGCTCTTCCGGTCATG
Above is a window of Acidobacteriota bacterium DNA encoding:
- a CDS encoding plastoquinol--plastocyanin reductase; amino-acid sequence: MSASLSTTRRRFVNWFLGTSVGALVLSILYPVLRFISPPKMPEATTNEVDAGPVTDPELAEKGFKIVRFGAEPVILIKAGENDFRAFTATCTHLECIVEYRKDKRLIWCNCHDGQYDLSGRNIAGPPPKPLTPLKVNLVRRGAGQPPSIVISRS
- a CDS encoding cytochrome C554 is translated as MTGIRKGFAAVAALAFLAGGMALAAEHEFVGTKTCKKCHIKQWKSWSQTRMAKAFDILKPGERAEAKKAAGLDPQKDYTTDPNCLKCHTTGYGKPGGFKDIASTPDRAGVGCEMCHGAGKDYTKPDVMSLKNKNFKHADAVAAGMVDKVSEKQCLACHNEESPFHGGKYAFNFEERKDKGTHEHYPLKYQH